Proteins encoded by one window of Clostridium cagae:
- a CDS encoding amino acid ABC transporter ATP-binding protein encodes MLRISDVKKKFGDTEVLKGINLNIDPGEILVIVGPSGGGKTTLLRCVNALEQCDNGKIEIDGRAICENGKYVDKKTMSEIRKDIGLVFQNFNLFPHMTVLENLIEAPRKVLGLSKEDAIKKAEEILGFLGLEEKAKNYPFELSGGQKQRVAIGRALALEPKVMCFDEPTSALDPGLTEEVANLIKSLSENGMAMMIITHDMEFAKRVSDRIVSMDKGKLIDGLIFE; translated from the coding sequence ATGCTAAGAATTAGCGATGTTAAAAAGAAATTTGGAGATACAGAAGTATTAAAAGGAATTAATCTTAATATTGATCCAGGAGAAATACTAGTTATTGTTGGTCCATCTGGTGGTGGAAAAACAACACTTCTTAGATGCGTTAATGCTTTAGAACAGTGTGATAACGGAAAAATTGAAATTGATGGACGAGCAATTTGTGAAAATGGAAAATATGTTGATAAGAAAACTATGTCTGAGATAAGAAAAGATATAGGACTAGTATTTCAAAACTTTAATTTATTTCCGCATATGACTGTCTTGGAAAATCTAATAGAAGCACCTAGAAAAGTACTTGGATTAAGTAAAGAAGATGCTATAAAGAAAGCAGAAGAGATTTTAGGCTTTTTAGGATTAGAAGAAAAGGCAAAAAATTATCCATTTGAATTATCTGGAGGACAAAAACAAAGGGTTGCCATAGGAAGAGCTTTAGCATTAGAACCAAAAGTTATGTGTTTTGATGAACCAACTTCAGCACTAGATCCTGGACTTACAGAAGAGGTAGCAAATTTAATAAAAAGTTTAAGTGAAAATGGAATGGCAATGATGATAATAACGCATGATATGGAATTTGCAAAAAGAGTCTCAGATAGGATTGTTTCAATGGATAAAGGAAAACTTATAGATGGTTTGATATTTGAATAA
- a CDS encoding zinc-ribbon domain-containing protein, with product MEDKKILCKDCGNEFVFTVGEQEFYKEKGFDNEPVRCPDCRRARKQQRNNR from the coding sequence ATGGAAGATAAGAAAATACTTTGTAAAGATTGCGGTAACGAATTTGTGTTCACAGTTGGGGAACAAGAATTCTACAAAGAAAAAGGATTTGACAACGAACCAGTAAGATGTCCTGATTGTAGAAGAGCAAGAAAACAACAAAGAAACAACAGATAG
- a CDS encoding chloride channel protein: protein MNIIIAKFKSIKRYIITFFLWVVVAGITGLIGGFIGSLFHLSVEYATNFRIENDWIIFMLPLGGVLIICLYKIFKLGSNIGTNLVIDSIRTDGKVPFSMSPLIFISTVITHLFGGSAGREGAALQLGGSIGSQVGKILHLDEKDMHLITLCGMSGVFSALFGTPLTATFFAMEVISVGIIYYSSFIPCIVSSIVAYKVSLLFGLEPVRFNINVIPNFSTENIIKVAILGALCALVSIIFCETLHKTNKFLSNVIKNDYIRIICGGLAIVALTFIVGCRDYNGAGMDIIANAINGQAKPEAFILKIIFTAITISVGYKGGEIVPTFFIGATFGCVVGRLIGLDPRLGAAIGLVALFCGVVNTLITSVILSIELFGSGALILFAVACGVSYMLSGYFSLYSSQKIVYSKLKAEFINRDAE from the coding sequence TTGAATATAATTATTGCAAAATTCAAATCTATAAAAAGATATATAATTACTTTTTTTCTATGGGTTGTTGTTGCGGGAATTACAGGTTTGATAGGTGGTTTTATAGGAAGTCTATTTCATCTTAGTGTTGAATATGCAACTAACTTTAGAATAGAAAATGATTGGATAATTTTTATGCTACCACTTGGTGGTGTTCTTATAATATGTTTATATAAAATATTCAAATTAGGAAGTAATATAGGCACAAATTTGGTTATAGACTCTATTCGTACAGATGGAAAAGTACCTTTTTCTATGTCACCTCTTATATTTATAAGCACCGTAATAACTCATCTTTTTGGCGGATCAGCTGGTAGAGAAGGAGCAGCTTTGCAACTTGGAGGTAGTATTGGTTCACAAGTAGGGAAAATTCTACATCTTGATGAAAAGGATATGCACTTAATTACTTTGTGTGGAATGAGTGGTGTTTTTTCTGCATTATTTGGTACTCCTTTAACAGCAACATTTTTTGCTATGGAAGTTATAAGCGTTGGAATTATTTATTATTCTAGTTTTATTCCGTGCATAGTTTCATCAATTGTTGCTTATAAAGTATCATTGTTGTTTGGCCTTGAACCAGTTCGTTTTAATATAAATGTTATTCCGAATTTTTCAACAGAAAATATAATAAAAGTTGCGATTTTAGGGGCTTTATGTGCCTTAGTGAGTATTATATTTTGTGAAACGCTACACAAAACTAATAAATTTTTAAGCAATGTAATAAAAAATGACTATATTAGAATAATTTGTGGTGGCTTAGCTATAGTCGCACTTACGTTTATTGTAGGGTGCAGAGATTATAATGGGGCAGGAATGGATATTATAGCTAATGCAATTAATGGACAAGCAAAACCAGAGGCATTTATTTTAAAGATTATTTTTACAGCTATTACTATAAGTGTTGGGTACAAAGGCGGAGAAATTGTTCCTACATTCTTTATTGGTGCCACATTTGGATGTGTAGTAGGAAGATTAATTGGTTTAGATCCAAGGTTAGGAGCTGCAATTGGATTAGTTGCTTTATTTTGTGGTGTGGTTAATACACTTATTACTTCCGTAATATTAAGTATAGAACTTTTTGGTTCTGGTGCTCTTATTTTATTTGCAGTTGCTTGTGGGGTTAGTTATATGTTATCAGGGTATTTTAGTCTTTATAGTAGTCAAAAAATAGTTTATTCAAAACTTAAAGCTGAATTTATAAATAGAGATGCTGAGTGA
- a CDS encoding phosphoribosylformylglycinamidine synthase, producing the protein MLNIKSIFVEKKSGFDVEAQGLLRDFKENLGVANLESVRLINKYIISDISDEYYNKALHTIFSELTVDNVYESELPINEDEIAFAVEFLPGQYDQRADSASECISLLTEEDKAYIKSAKIIVLKGNINKEEIDKIKLYYINPVDSREVDINSNDITSTSNIPKDVLILSGFIDKNLEELQEFHSDYGLAMSVEDLVMIKDYFKKENRNPSITEIRVIDTYWSDHCRHTTFSTILENIEFEDNKYTSPIKKSYENYIKSREYVYGEKQKNKTLMDIAVIAMKELRKRGKLDDLDISEEINACSINVKVETDKGLEDYLVMFKNETHNHPTEIEPFGGAATCLGGAIRDPLSGRTYVYQAMRVTGSGDPTLPIEKTLKGKLPQRTITLGAAHGYSSYGNQIGLATGQVQEIYHPNYIAKRMEVGAVIAAAPKENVIREEPKLGDVIILLGGRTGRDGVGGATGSSKEHTIDSLSECGAEVQKGNAPTERKIQRLFRNPKVAKMIKRCNDFGAGGVSVAIGELCRGLDIDLDKVTKKYEGLDGTELAVSESQERMAVVVTKENADEFIRLSNEENLEATLVAHVTDTNKLRLFWRGKKIVDLDRSFLDTNGASQKVSVKVKCPVQYPYEIYDVNVKDTWINNLKDLNIASQKGLVERFDSTIGAGTVIMPFGGKYANTPAEGMAAKIPVLGGESKDATIMTFGFNPYLGTWSQYHMAYYSVIESITKLSAMGGDYRKARLTFQEYFEKLGKDETRWGKPFAALLGAYEAQMQLGIAAIGGKDSMSGSFGELDVPPTLVSFAVGVEKASKIISPEFKGVNSKLVLLKTEKLKDGTIDMNKFKKNLEVLYKLIGEEKVISASAVKFGGVSECLTKMSLGNRIGTEFNNLTKDELFGFNYGSLLLEVKNEIDINEEFKGCLYKEVGKTISSQKIISKEYDLKLDIENLEEICEKKLNSVFKIKTEDVSQKIETVLYEKKEISSPAIKCAKPRVVIPVFPGNNCEYDCRRAFEKEGAKVSEVVFRNITKEALVESIERLKSEIDKSQIIMIPGGFSAGDEPDGSGKFIATVLRNEKIKESVMELLKNRDGLALGICNGFQALIKLGLVPYGEIVDIKEDMPTLTYNNINRHMSSIVRTKVVSNKSPWFNEVNVGDIHSIAISHGEGRFVAPEDLIKELINNGQVATQYVDLQGDVALNMPYNPNGSMYGIEGITSPDGRVLGKMAHSERIGENLYRNIPGNFDQKIFKSGVNYFK; encoded by the coding sequence ATGTTAAATATTAAGAGTATATTCGTTGAAAAGAAAAGCGGATTTGATGTAGAAGCACAGGGTTTACTAAGAGATTTTAAAGAAAATTTAGGAGTAGCTAATTTAGAGAGTGTAAGGCTTATAAATAAATATATTATTTCGGATATAAGTGATGAGTACTATAATAAAGCACTACATACTATTTTTTCAGAATTAACAGTTGATAATGTTTATGAATCAGAATTGCCTATAAATGAAGATGAAATAGCCTTTGCAGTAGAATTTTTACCAGGACAATATGATCAGAGAGCAGATTCAGCTTCAGAATGTATATCATTATTGACTGAAGAAGATAAAGCTTATATAAAATCAGCTAAGATAATTGTGTTAAAGGGAAATATTAATAAGGAAGAAATTGATAAAATAAAATTATATTATATAAACCCAGTCGATTCAAGAGAAGTGGATATAAATAGTAACGATATTACATCAACTTCAAACATACCTAAAGATGTTCTTATATTAAGTGGATTCATAGATAAAAATTTAGAAGAGTTACAAGAATTTCATTCAGATTATGGTCTTGCCATGAGTGTTGAAGATCTTGTTATGATAAAAGACTATTTTAAAAAAGAAAATAGGAATCCATCAATCACTGAAATCAGAGTTATAGATACTTATTGGTCAGATCACTGTAGACATACTACATTTTCTACAATATTAGAAAATATAGAATTTGAAGATAATAAGTACACTTCACCAATTAAGAAAAGTTATGAAAATTATATAAAATCAAGAGAATATGTATATGGAGAAAAACAAAAAAATAAAACTCTTATGGATATTGCAGTTATAGCAATGAAAGAACTTAGAAAAAGAGGAAAGCTTGATGATTTAGATATATCAGAAGAAATAAATGCATGCTCTATTAATGTAAAAGTTGAAACTGATAAGGGATTAGAAGATTATCTAGTTATGTTTAAAAATGAAACTCATAACCATCCCACTGAGATTGAACCTTTTGGTGGAGCGGCAACTTGTTTAGGTGGAGCAATAAGAGATCCATTATCAGGTAGAACATACGTGTATCAAGCTATGAGAGTTACAGGTTCAGGTGATCCAACACTTCCAATTGAAAAGACTTTAAAAGGAAAACTTCCTCAAAGAACTATTACTTTAGGAGCAGCACATGGATATAGTTCATATGGTAATCAAATAGGTCTTGCAACTGGACAAGTTCAAGAAATTTATCATCCTAATTATATAGCTAAAAGAATGGAAGTAGGAGCAGTTATTGCAGCAGCACCAAAAGAAAATGTTATTCGTGAAGAACCAAAATTGGGCGATGTAATTATCTTACTTGGTGGAAGAACAGGTAGAGATGGAGTTGGTGGAGCAACTGGGTCATCAAAAGAACATACAATAGATTCACTTAGTGAATGTGGAGCAGAAGTTCAAAAGGGGAATGCTCCTACTGAAAGAAAAATTCAAAGATTATTTAGAAATCCAAAAGTAGCTAAGATGATTAAAAGATGTAATGATTTTGGTGCAGGTGGGGTTTCAGTTGCCATTGGAGAATTATGCAGAGGATTAGATATAGATTTAGATAAAGTAACAAAAAAATATGAGGGATTAGACGGGACAGAACTTGCAGTTTCAGAATCACAAGAAAGAATGGCAGTGGTTGTAACAAAAGAAAATGCAGATGAGTTTATTAGACTTTCAAATGAGGAGAATCTAGAAGCAACATTAGTAGCTCACGTTACAGATACTAATAAGCTTAGATTATTCTGGAGAGGCAAAAAAATAGTAGATTTAGATAGAAGCTTTTTAGATACAAATGGAGCAAGTCAAAAAGTATCTGTTAAAGTTAAATGTCCTGTACAGTATCCATATGAAATTTATGATGTAAATGTAAAAGATACATGGATAAATAACTTAAAAGATTTAAATATAGCATCTCAAAAGGGACTAGTTGAAAGATTTGATTCAACTATTGGAGCAGGAACAGTAATTATGCCTTTTGGAGGTAAATATGCAAACACTCCAGCTGAAGGAATGGCAGCTAAAATTCCAGTGCTTGGTGGGGAAAGCAAAGATGCTACAATAATGACTTTTGGCTTTAATCCATATCTAGGAACTTGGAGTCAATATCATATGGCTTATTACTCAGTAATAGAATCAATAACAAAACTTTCAGCTATGGGTGGAGATTATAGAAAAGCTAGATTAACTTTTCAAGAGTATTTCGAAAAACTAGGAAAAGATGAAACAAGATGGGGAAAGCCATTTGCAGCATTACTTGGAGCTTATGAAGCACAAATGCAACTTGGAATTGCAGCAATTGGAGGAAAAGATTCAATGTCAGGAAGCTTTGGAGAGTTGGATGTACCTCCAACATTAGTTTCATTCGCAGTTGGAGTTGAAAAAGCTAGCAAAATAATATCTCCAGAATTTAAGGGTGTAAATTCAAAATTAGTGTTACTTAAAACTGAAAAATTAAAAGATGGCACTATAGATATGAATAAGTTTAAAAAGAATTTAGAGGTTCTTTATAAATTAATAGGAGAAGAAAAAGTTATTTCAGCATCAGCAGTTAAATTTGGAGGAGTTTCTGAATGTTTAACTAAGATGTCACTTGGAAATAGAATCGGTACAGAGTTTAATAATTTAACTAAGGATGAGTTGTTCGGATTTAATTATGGAAGTTTATTATTAGAAGTTAAAAATGAAATTGATATAAATGAAGAATTCAAAGGTTGTTTATATAAAGAAGTAGGTAAAACAATCTCTTCTCAAAAAATAATATCTAAAGAATATGACTTGAAATTAGATATTGAAAATTTAGAAGAAATATGTGAAAAAAAATTAAATAGCGTATTTAAGATAAAAACTGAAGATGTTTCACAAAAGATAGAAACTGTTTTATATGAGAAAAAAGAAATTTCATCACCAGCTATTAAATGTGCTAAACCAAGAGTGGTGATTCCAGTTTTCCCAGGAAATAATTGTGAATATGACTGTAGAAGAGCTTTTGAAAAAGAGGGTGCTAAGGTTTCAGAAGTAGTATTTAGAAATATTACAAAAGAAGCATTAGTAGAATCCATAGAAAGACTTAAATCTGAGATCGATAAATCTCAAATAATCATGATTCCAGGAGGATTTTCAGCTGGAGATGAACCAGATGGATCAGGTAAATTTATAGCAACTGTGCTTAGAAATGAAAAAATTAAAGAGTCAGTAATGGAATTATTAAAGAATAGAGATGGATTAGCTTTAGGAATTTGTAATGGCTTCCAAGCGTTAATCAAATTAGGATTAGTGCCGTATGGTGAAATTGTTGATATAAAAGAAGACATGCCTACATTAACTTACAACAATATAAATAGACATATGTCTTCAATAGTTAGAACAAAAGTGGTTTCTAATAAATCACCGTGGTTTAATGAAGTGAATGTAGGAGATATACATTCAATAGCAATTTCTCATGGAGAAGGAAGATTTGTTGCACCAGAAGATTTAATAAAAGAATTAATAAATAATGGACAAGTAGCAACTCAATATGTTGATCTTCAAGGTGATGTGGCACTTAATATGCCGTATAATCCCAATGGATCAATGTATGGAATTGAAGGAATAACAAGTCCAGATGGAAGAGTACTTGGAAAAATGGCTCATTCAGAAAGAATAGGTGAAAATTTATATAGAAATATTCCAGGAAACTTTGATCAAAAGATATTTAAATCAGGAGTTAATTATTTTAAGTAA
- the purE gene encoding 5-(carboxyamino)imidazole ribonucleotide mutase — translation MKVAIFFGSKSDTEIMKGAANALKEFNVDYKAYILSAHRVPEKLEETIKMVESKGCEVIIAGAGLAAHLPGVIASKTILPVIGVPINAALDGLDSLLSIVQMPKSIPVATVGINNSYNAGMLALQMIALKDDELRERLIEFRENMKKNFIDENGEGVEL, via the coding sequence ATGAAGGTAGCAATATTTTTTGGAAGTAAATCAGATACAGAAATCATGAAGGGAGCGGCAAATGCTTTAAAAGAATTTAATGTTGATTATAAAGCATATATCCTTTCAGCACATAGAGTTCCAGAAAAACTAGAAGAAACTATAAAAATGGTTGAAAGCAAAGGGTGTGAAGTAATAATTGCTGGGGCAGGACTTGCAGCACATTTGCCAGGAGTTATTGCATCAAAAACAATACTTCCTGTAATTGGAGTTCCAATTAATGCAGCACTTGATGGACTAGATTCATTACTTTCAATAGTACAAATGCCAAAATCAATTCCTGTTGCAACTGTTGGAATAAATAATAGTTATAATGCTGGGATGCTAGCATTACAAATGATAGCTTTAAAAGATGATGAATTAAGAGAAAGATTAATTGAATTTAGAGAAAATATGAAAAAGAATTTTATAGATGAAAATGGGGAAGGGGTAGAACTATAA
- the purC gene encoding phosphoribosylaminoimidazolesuccinocarboxamide synthase, protein MEKLEMLYEGKAKQIYATDKADEVVIYYKDDATAFNGEKKGQIADKGVMNNKITSILFEQLEKQGIKTHFIKKLNDREQLCKKVSIVPLEVIVRNVAAGSMAKRLGLEEGTKLKTTVFEFSYKDDELGDPLINSYHAVAIGAATFEEIDTILEMTAKINNILKEAFTKENINLIDFKIEFGKCADGTIVLADEISPDTCRFWDATTGEKLDKDRFRRDLGNVEDAYIEILKRISK, encoded by the coding sequence ATGGAAAAATTAGAAATGTTATATGAGGGAAAAGCAAAACAAATATATGCAACAGATAAGGCTGATGAAGTAGTAATTTACTATAAAGATGATGCAACAGCATTTAATGGAGAGAAAAAAGGACAAATTGCAGATAAGGGTGTAATGAATAATAAGATTACTTCAATCTTATTTGAACAATTAGAAAAGCAAGGAATTAAAACTCACTTCATTAAGAAATTAAATGATAGAGAACAATTATGTAAAAAAGTTAGCATAGTGCCTCTTGAAGTAATTGTAAGAAATGTTGCAGCAGGTAGTATGGCTAAAAGATTAGGCCTTGAAGAAGGAACTAAGCTTAAGACTACTGTATTTGAATTCTCTTACAAAGATGATGAATTAGGAGATCCATTAATAAATAGTTATCATGCAGTAGCAATTGGAGCTGCAACTTTTGAAGAAATAGATACTATTTTAGAGATGACAGCTAAAATTAACAACATATTAAAAGAAGCATTTACAAAAGAAAATATTAACTTAATTGATTTTAAAATAGAATTTGGTAAATGTGCAGATGGAACTATAGTTTTAGCTGATGAGATTTCACCTGATACTTGTAGATTTTGGGATGCTACTACAGGAGAAAAATTAGATAAAGATAGATTTAGAAGAGATTTAGGTAATGTAGAAGATGCCTATATTGAAATCCTAAAGAGAATATCTAAATAA
- the purF gene encoding amidophosphoribosyltransferase: MTNSEFELIMDPSLDKFKDECGVFGVYTNKPLDVASMTYYGLYALQHRGQESAGIAVADGEKIEMHKGLGLITDAFKHEDLEKLKGHIAIGHVRYSTAGGKGIENAQPILTTSKIGSIAMAHNGNLVNDDVIRELLEDAGQIFHTSSDSEVIACLIARSAKKGLTRAVVDAISAIRGSFALTIMSTDKLIGARDPHGIRPLSLGKIDEGYILTSESCALDAIGAELVRDIEPGEIVIIDEDGIHSYRYSENTLCHTCAFEYIYFARPDSKIDGLEVHTSRVRAGEQLYKEHPIDADLVIAVPDSGIPAAIGYAKASGIPYDTGFIKNRYVGRTFISPSQEIRERAVAVKLNPLKVNIEGKRVILIDDSIVRGTTSKHLIESLKSAGVKEINFLIASPGVKYPCHFGIDTPYRSELIAANNSVEEIRDIIGADYLGYLSEDGVKESCRGKKGFCMGCFNGIYPVATPIETPNQFER; the protein is encoded by the coding sequence ATGACGAATTCAGAGTTTGAATTAATTATGGATCCAAGCTTAGATAAATTTAAAGATGAATGTGGAGTTTTTGGAGTTTATACTAATAAGCCTTTAGATGTTGCATCAATGACTTACTATGGTCTTTATGCACTTCAACATAGAGGGCAAGAAAGTGCAGGAATTGCAGTAGCTGATGGGGAAAAAATAGAAATGCATAAGGGGTTAGGATTAATTACAGATGCATTTAAACATGAGGATTTAGAAAAGTTAAAAGGTCATATAGCTATAGGTCATGTAAGATATTCAACAGCTGGTGGCAAGGGAATAGAAAATGCTCAACCAATACTTACTACTTCTAAAATAGGTTCAATTGCAATGGCTCACAATGGAAATTTAGTTAATGATGATGTTATAAGAGAATTACTTGAGGACGCTGGGCAAATATTTCATACATCAAGTGACTCTGAAGTAATAGCATGTCTTATAGCAAGAAGTGCAAAAAAAGGTCTTACAAGGGCTGTAGTTGATGCAATCTCTGCTATAAGAGGGTCATTTGCATTAACAATTATGTCAACAGATAAATTAATAGGGGCTAGAGATCCTCATGGAATTAGACCACTTTCGCTTGGAAAAATTGATGAGGGATATATATTAACATCGGAAAGTTGTGCTTTAGATGCAATAGGTGCAGAGCTTGTAAGAGATATTGAACCAGGGGAAATAGTTATTATAGATGAAGATGGTATTCACTCTTATAGATATTCAGAAAATACATTATGTCATACATGTGCTTTTGAATATATATATTTTGCAAGACCAGACTCTAAGATTGATGGATTAGAGGTTCATACTTCAAGAGTTAGAGCAGGTGAACAATTATATAAAGAACATCCAATAGATGCTGATTTAGTAATTGCAGTTCCAGATTCAGGAATACCAGCAGCTATAGGATATGCTAAAGCTTCAGGAATTCCTTATGATACAGGATTTATTAAAAATAGATATGTGGGAAGAACATTTATATCACCTTCTCAAGAAATTAGGGAAAGAGCAGTTGCAGTTAAATTAAATCCACTAAAAGTAAATATTGAAGGCAAAAGGGTAATCTTAATTGATGATTCTATTGTAAGAGGAACAACTTCAAAGCATTTAATAGAATCACTTAAAAGTGCTGGAGTTAAGGAAATAAACTTTTTAATAGCATCACCAGGGGTTAAATATCCATGTCATTTTGGTATAGATACACCATATAGAAGTGAACTTATTGCAGCCAATAATTCAGTAGAAGAAATAAGAGATATTATTGGAGCTGATTACTTAGGATACTTAAGTGAAGATGGTGTAAAAGAAAGTTGTAGAGGTAAAAAAGGATTTTGTATGGGATGCTTCAATGGAATTTATCCAGTAGCTACACCAATTGAAACGCCAAATCAGTTTGAAAGGTAG
- the purM gene encoding phosphoribosylformylglycinamidine cyclo-ligase, producing the protein MITYKEAGVNIEEGYRSVKLIKEYAAKTMSQYVLNGLGSFAGMVELPSGYEKPVLVSGTDGVGTKLEIAFKNKKYDTVGIDCVAMCVNDILCHGARPLFFLDYIACGRLEAEVASDLVKGISDGCIQSDCALIGGETAEMPGFYDEGEYDMAGFAVGIVDKEKIINGSRIKEGDKLIGIASSGIHSNGYSLVRKIFTDLNEDFNGEEVWKTLITPTKIYVKPILNLLENFDIKGMAHVTGGGFIENVPRMFNGRELTAVISKDSYPLPAIFERIIEKGVDKDHMYNTFNMGIGFVLAVNEKDVEPIIKALIAMGEKAYEIGYVTSGGEGVCLK; encoded by the coding sequence ATGATTACTTACAAAGAAGCAGGAGTTAACATAGAAGAAGGTTATAGATCAGTAAAGTTAATAAAAGAATATGCAGCTAAGACTATGAGTCAATATGTTTTAAATGGTCTTGGAAGTTTTGCAGGTATGGTTGAACTTCCATCAGGATATGAAAAACCAGTGCTAGTTTCAGGAACAGATGGTGTTGGAACAAAGTTAGAAATAGCATTTAAGAACAAAAAGTATGATACTGTTGGAATTGACTGTGTAGCTATGTGTGTAAATGATATTTTATGTCATGGTGCGAGGCCATTATTTTTCTTAGACTATATAGCTTGTGGAAGACTTGAAGCAGAGGTTGCTTCGGATTTAGTTAAAGGAATTTCAGATGGATGTATTCAATCTGATTGTGCTTTAATTGGTGGAGAAACAGCAGAAATGCCAGGATTTTATGATGAAGGCGAATATGATATGGCAGGATTTGCAGTAGGAATAGTTGACAAAGAGAAGATAATAAATGGTAGCAGAATTAAAGAAGGAGACAAACTGATTGGTATTGCCTCTTCTGGAATACATTCTAATGGTTATTCTTTAGTAAGAAAAATCTTCACAGATTTAAACGAAGATTTTAATGGTGAGGAAGTTTGGAAAACATTAATTACTCCAACTAAGATTTATGTTAAGCCTATACTTAATTTACTTGAAAACTTTGATATTAAAGGAATGGCACATGTTACTGGTGGAGGATTTATTGAAAATGTTCCAAGAATGTTTAATGGTAGAGAATTAACTGCTGTAATTAGTAAAGATTCTTATCCACTTCCAGCTATATTTGAAAGAATCATTGAAAAAGGTGTAGATAAAGATCATATGTATAACACTTTTAATATGGGAATTGGATTTGTTCTTGCAGTAAATGAGAAAGATGTTGAGCCTATAATAAAAGCTTTAATCGCAATGGGTGAAAAAGCTTATGAAATAGGATATGTAACATCTGGAGGTGAAGGTGTTTGTTTAAAATAG
- the purN gene encoding phosphoribosylglycinamide formyltransferase, whose product MFKIAVLVSGGGTDLQSIIDAVENKEIECSIEMVIGSKEGIYALERAKNHNISTYVVSKKEYKDKSSDKILHLTKGKVDLIVLAGYLSILDGEILKEFNNKIINIHPSLIPAFCGSGMYGLKVHEAVIKSGVKFSGCTVHYVNSEVDGGAILLQDIVPVYFEDDAKSLQKRILEKEHMLLPKAIKLISEGKVEIVNGKTKVIEI is encoded by the coding sequence TTGTTTAAAATAGCAGTTTTGGTTTCAGGGGGTGGAACAGACCTCCAATCAATAATCGATGCAGTAGAAAATAAAGAAATAGAATGCAGTATAGAAATGGTAATTGGAAGCAAAGAGGGAATATATGCTTTAGAAAGAGCTAAAAATCATAATATATCTACTTATGTTGTTAGTAAAAAAGAGTACAAAGATAAATCTTCAGATAAAATTTTGCACCTTACAAAAGGAAAAGTAGATTTAATTGTTCTTGCAGGATATCTATCTATATTAGATGGAGAGATATTAAAAGAATTTAACAACAAAATAATAAATATTCATCCATCATTAATTCCAGCTTTTTGTGGATCAGGAATGTATGGGCTAAAGGTTCATGAAGCAGTTATAAAAAGTGGAGTTAAATTTTCAGGATGTACAGTTCATTATGTGAATTCTGAAGTTGATGGGGGTGCAATACTACTACAAGATATTGTACCAGTTTATTTTGAAGATGATGCAAAAAGTCTCCAAAAGAGAATATTAGAAAAAGAACATATGCTATTGCCAAAAGCAATTAAGTTAATTAGTGAGGGGAAAGTTGAAATTGTTAATGGTAAAACAAAGGTAATTGAGATATAA